The following nucleotide sequence is from Spirochaetota bacterium.
GGCATACGGCCAGGCCAATCCGGCGAAAGGCGCACCGATGACCGTGGATACGCATTGCCGCGTGGAATCCATCTCCAAGTCCGTCACCGCCTGGGGAGTGATGCGGCTGGTCGAGCAGGGAAGGATAGATCTCGACGCGCCCGTTACGAACTATATCAAAAGCTGGAAGTTTCCGCCCTCGCCCTTCCCCGTCGAGAAGGTCTCCACGCGCCTCCTCCTCAGCCAGAGCGCGGGCATGCCGCTGGGCACCATCGGAGTGCGGTACTCCCCGACAGTGAAGAGACCTTCTCTTAGGGAGAGCCTGTACATGGACGCGGTGCTGATGCGAGAGCCCGGTCACTCGTTCTCGTATTCGAATGCGGGATTCAACCTGCTCGAGCTCCTGGTGGAAGAGGTAACGGGTCGCGATTTCGCTGAGCACATGAGAACCGAGGTGCTGCTGCCGCTCGGCATGAGGAACTCGAGCTACGAATGGAGCGCAGACATGCATCCTCCCGTCCCGCCGGGACACGACACGAACGGGAAGCCCGTGCCGGTGTACGTGTACCCGGAGAAGGCCGCCGGCGGGCTCTTCAGCACGGTGGGCGACATCGCCGCGTTCGTATGCGCAGGCATGACGCGTTTTTCGCATGTACGGCACGGCGTTCTCTCCGCCGGGAGCATCGCCGCGCTCTATACGCCGCGGGTGGAGATACCGGGCCTTTACGGGCTCGCCTTCGACGCGTACGGCTTCGGGCATTTCATCGAGCGCTTCCCCGACGGCACGTTCGCCGTTTCGCACGGCGGCCAGGGCACCGGCTGGATGACGCATTTCCACTCGATCCCCGGGACCGGGGACGGCATCGTGATCCTCACCAACAGCCAGCGGAGCTGGCCGCTCTTCGCGGAGATACTCGGCGACTGGGCCGCGTGGTGCGGCCTTCCCGGCGTGGGGATGGGTCTCATCGTCAAGGGGCAGAAGATACTGTGGGCGCTCATCGCATTCGTCGCGCTTGCGCTGTTCGCGCAGACGGCGCGCCTCGCTCGCGGGCTGGCGACGGGCAAACGGGCCTTCAGGCCGCTGGCCGGGGAATCGGCGATGGTGCGCTCGGTACAGTTCGGCCTGTCCGTTGTCCTGAGCTCGGGGCTGCTGTGGGCCATGAGTCTCGATTACCTTTTTTTAACATCTGTGTTTCCGATCGCGGCGGTATGGCTGGGATACGCGACGGTGTTCGCGGCCGCGGTGCTCGCCGCGTCGGCGGTTCTGCCGGAGACGGACCGGCCTGCCTTACCGAGTTGATGCAGCATCGGGGATTTCATCGTATCGCCGACGGCTTTCATCCAGCCGTCGGGTTTTTTGCGGGGCTCCTGTTACACTTCGGACGCTATGGGGATCGACTGATATGCGAAAATGGGCTATACTGATTGTTATTTTCTTTGTCGCGATACCCGGCATCGGTATCTTCATGTTCCTGGCCGCTCCCGCCTATACCTCGGGGCTGTTGCTGCCGCTCGCGCTGGCCGCCGCAGCAACGTTTGGCCTGGTACTTCGGGGATTCAGGAAGTGAATTTTTTCTGGAATTTATCTTCTGTATTTTAAAGTGTTTGATAATCCCCCGCGCTCAACGATGATCTTTACGATACAGAAACCGTCGCGCTCGACGTGCGGTTTTAACCGGATGCCTTCAACCACATCGAAGAGGTACTGCAATCCGACATGGAACGAATATCATTAAAATCGCTTATCCGAACTTTTTACTCGGATTCGTCAATTTCAGCTCCATGATAAGGCTGACCATGTGGTGGGCGTGGTGGCGGCGCGGGCGGACCTTCTTCATCTTCGAGGGCCGGGAGTACCGCTACGATGAGGTCTACCGGAACGCAGTGCGCTATGCCGCCTTCTTCCTCTCCGAGCGCGGGAAGCTGCTTGAAAGCGGGGTATTGCGTCCCGGCGAGCGCTTCGCGCTGGGCGTCTACATGGAAAACACACCTGAGTACCTTTACGCGGTCCTGGGAGCGGGGCTCAGCAATTCGGTCCTTTTCGCCGTCAACACGGGTTTCCGTGGCGAGACGCTGGCGAAGGTCATCAACCAGGCGAACATCTCGCACCTGGTCGTGAACGCTGGCACGACCGCGGAGCTTGAGCGCGTAATGGGCGAGCTCTCCCCGCCCGGCCGGTTGAACATCCTGTACGCCGGCGAAGAGGAGGAAAGCGAGAGACGCGGCTTCCTCACCCTCGAGCGCGCGCTCGCCGGCGCCGGGCCGAAGCCAGAGTGGCGCCACCGGGTGCCCGTGGACAATTTCAGCCCGGTCATCGTCATCTACACCAGCGGCACCACCGGAGTCCCCAAGGGGGTGCCGTGCACGCACATCAAGCTGGTGGGCGCCGGATTCGTGGTGAAGAGTGACACCGGACTCAAACGAAGCGACCGCGGCTACATCTCCATGCCGTTGTTCCACTCCAACGCTTGGTACATCGGCATCCTGCCGCAGCTGATCGTCGGCGGGAGCTTCGTGCTGAAGCGGCGCTTCAGCGCCCGCGCCTTCGAGGAGGACATGCTGGAGCACGGGGTGTGCTTCATGAACTATGTGGGCCAGCCGCTGCACTACATCCTGGACGCGCTTGAAAAGAAATACGGCGGCATCGACGAGGTGGAAAAGGCCCTCGCCTCACACCCCCGCAACCGCTTCCGGATCGCCTACGGGAACGGGGCGCCCGCCGTCGACCGGCAAAAGCTCATGCGCTGCCTGGGCATGGAACACATCTACGAAATCTACGGATCGACCGAGGCGGTCATCACCACGGCCAACCGCCCGGGCGACCCGATCGAATCCGTTGGCAGCGTCGATTCGTCGATCATCATTCTCGACGAGGAGGACCGCGAATGCCCCGCGGGTACGGTCGATGAAAACGGAAAGCTCGCCAACTACGACAGGGCCATCGGCGAGATATGCCGCCGCGTGGGCGGGAACAATCTCCGCTTCGAGGGATATTTCGGCGACGCGGAGGGAACCGCGCGCAAGTTCCGAAGCGGCGTGTACCACTCCGGGGACATAGGCCATATCCGGCTTATCAACGGCAGGCGCTACCTGTACTTCAACGGGTGCACCGACGACTGGATCCGCAAGGACGGAGAGAACTTCTCCGCGGAGAACGTGCTGCAGTACGCCCTGGAGATGCCCGGCGTGGATATGGCCATCGCCTACGGCGCCCCCAGCGAGGTCTCCGACGAGAAGGTGATGGTGGCCGTGCAGCTCCGGGAGGGGGATGATTTCCGTCCGGACGATGTTTACGCCTGGCTGCTCCGCCGGCAGGCGGAGGGCGGCATGGATCCCCAGTGGATGCCCGACTTCATCCGCGTTATCGAAAAATTTCTCGTTACCGACACCCACAAGATCGTGGTGCGCCCCTACAAGCGCGAACACTACAACCTGGAGCGCACCCCCTTCATGCGGATCTATTTCCGTTCGAGGGGCGACACCACGTATCATGTGCTGACGCGGGATAAGTACCGGGAGATAAAGGCCGGGTTTATAAAAAACGGACGCGAGGCGTTGCTGGATTGAGGATTTGTACACCATTCTGAAGGCTGAGGAATGCTCTTCGGTTTCGCGCCGACGAGGACATGCCCGTTCAGTCGCCGATGTCCTGAGAACCTGTGATGTTTTTAATCTTTAAGTACTCTTCGGGCGTATGAACCTTCATCTGCGCCCGTGAGTAATCCTTAACATTACGGGTAATTATGAAATCACTCCGGTTGGTATACGCGCAATAATATTGAATGGCGTCTTCGAAATCTTTGAACCTGGATTCGAGGGCCAGGTTTATTATTTCCGAATCGACCGGTAAAATATTTACGAACAATCTCAGTTTTGAAATAAAATCGATCGCGGATTTATGTGAATCCACTTTCCGAACAATATAATAAATATTTGAAACGATGACTGAGGATGTAAAACCGAGCACCCGTTTGGTTTCAATCAAACTGAAAATATACGCGGAAGGTTGAAAATGCGGTTCCCGTACGAGGGCGATATCGAGTATAATATCGGTATCAATAAATAATCTGTCTTTCATTTCAGATACTTTGAAGACAGATACTCTTCTTTCGCTTTTTTATAATCGATCTTCGCACTGTTCTTCACGATTCGGCTCAACTCTTTTGTCCGCGGTGCCAGGGCCGGCGCTTCGGAAGAATCTTCGGACAGGGATTTCAGGTAATTTTCGACAAGCTTGGAAAGGCTGATGCGCCTGGCGGCGGCATAGGACTTCGCCCTGCCGATAATGTTTTTATTTACGTTCAATGTAAGTTTTGAATTCATCCTTCCTCCTGTTACGTAATAATATATAAATACTCTACGTAACTGTCAACAAGTATTTGATGCCCGGGAAAACACGTCGCCAGTACGCTCAATACGGTTTTCGCCATCTCATGATTGATATGCTTCCAGCCCGGTGGATTATAGGGATTATATTTACTATGCCCCGAGAGGAGGCCTGTAGATTATCGTACAACAGCGCAGGATCTACAATTTACCGCTACCCGGATTGATACGATTGAGAATCCCCTCACCCTCCAGCAGTGAGATCAACTTTTTCATTATAACCTTCGTTTCTTCCTCGAAGCTCTTAATGTTCCCGTAGGTATCGCTTCCCGCTTTGTCCACTATGTCGGTGATTCCCCGCAGTATATAGCACCGTATGTTATTCTTTTTAGCCACGTGCGCGATGGCGCTCGACTCCCAATCCCCAGCGATGGCGTTGAAGCGCTTTCGCAACTCGGGAATCCGTAAAGGATCCAGGTCCTGGTCCGCCGATACCATGGCCGACTTCCTTATGGTGCCGTCCATCTTTATATCCGGGCACTCCAGGTCGGTCGAGTAATAGTCTATCGCTTCCTCGCTGTCGCCCATCCGCTCATGGATATCGCAGGTTATCGTTTTATCCACGAGGATTATATCGCCTTTGTTTACCGCCCCATGGAATCCACCGGCGGTTCCGATATTGACGATGAGCCCGGGATTGAATGTATCGATCACATACTGCGCCGAGCCGGCGGCGTCGATCTTGCCCCAGCCCCCGTAAAAGAATACCACGGTATTCTTTCCGTATCTTTTGCTGAACCATTGCCCGTACGGCGATGTACGATAATCCGGATTTTCCGATTTCTTTATTTCTTTAAAGGCTTTCCATTCCGCGTTCGCCGAAATAATGACGACAACGTCGGCATGCCTGCCGCACGCCGTTAAAAGGGACAGCATGATCAGAAAGACCGCCGGTTTTTTCATTTGATATCCTCGCCATGGGTCGTGCCGTGGCTCGTTTCCCTTAAGCAGCAAGGATTATTTTTAAGCTGTGGATAGATGTGCTTACGAATCCTGTCGTATGTCTTGATTTTTCTATTTTTGCCGATACCATCGAGGTCATTGATAAACCGGTTCGTTCCGAATATCCTGAAATCAGGCAAAACGCCCCCTCTTTTTGCGAGCGTCTTCACTTCCTTTCTTCAAACGGTTTACCAGACCGGCGTTTTCCACAATTTCGGACATTTCAAATTCATCGACCAATTCCGATCGCTCGACATATCGCAGGGTGGCGGTTTCAATGAAATTGGAGATGGACCTGTTTTCCATTTCCGCGTGATGCCTGAATCTTTCGAGCAATGAATCGTCTATTCTCAGCGTAACGGTTTTGGGCATGGTTTTCACTCTCACTGAGGGATGAATATAATATATTACAATTGAAAGCTTTTATCAATGCTATAAAAATTATTGTTCATTTAAGGCCGTTCGACATGTTCTGCCGACAAGCGGCGTCCTGCGGCATTCCGGCTCCGCGGCCGCGGAAACCGCCTCGAACACCGCGTTTTCTTACCGCTTTTCCGGTAACGAGTCGGAATCATAAATAACGGGCATCTGCCCTTTCCATTTCTTCCACAACTCCTCGCTGCCAATCAATTCTGCCATAAAGTGAGCCACATTGATTCTGCTGGTTTTCCCGGGGTTGAAAACGGGGCTTCGAACGGGTGAAGGATACACGGAGTAATCGCTTACTTCATCCATATTATATAAAGTATCGGGACGGACGGCAATCCATTCCAGTTTTCGATTGCTTTGACCGATTTTTACCCGCAAGTATTCGGCCGCTTTTTCATTGTCTTTCTGCGGCGGCACCAGCAATCCGATAATCCCAAGCACGCATTTTTCTGCCGGAGACGGTGATTCGCCAAGATCCCTGTTTCTGTGCCCGGTTGTATTCATAAGAATATACTTCATCGCCTTTTTTGATTCGCTTTCCTCGACGGCGGTACAGATCAGTACAGTTGCATCCGTGACGAGCCTGAAGGGAGGTCCGAATATTCCTCTCAGCGTCAGGTTATGCCCGAGACAGGAGATCACGGCGTCGCATCCCTCGAGGTATTCCGCCATCTCGCTCCTGCTTATTCTTAAAATATTGCCGACCGTTATAATGGATACATTTTCGTGAGACCGGACTGCCTCCGGCAGTTTTTCCAGGAAACGGACGATCGCTTTTACCCGCTCCCCGCGATCCAGCAATTGTTTTACGACAAGTTTTCCCGTCGCGCCGGTCGCCCCCAGAACCAGAACCGTCATATATTCACCCGTTTTGAATTTTGACTTGTTATGTAACTGACAAAAATGTCGCGAGGAGGCCGCAGGCCGACGTGGCGATCTCAACATCCGATACGTTGATTCATGGAACTCCGTATGTCAAGAGATTGCGCTGGCCAGGAAGGCCGAGTGCCGCGGAGCATACGGATGTGCGTGAGTGGCCCCTCAAAAAGAAACCCCCGCGGCCGCGAATTTCCCCTTGACGGCGCGCCATTTTTCCCGATTGTAGCATGCCATGGCAACGACCCGATCGAACGATACCGACAGACGCCTCGGCCTG
It contains:
- a CDS encoding 5'-methylthioadenosine/S-adenosylhomocysteine nucleosidase; amino-acid sequence: MKKPAVFLIMLSLLTACGRHADVVVIISANAEWKAFKEIKKSENPDYRTSPYGQWFSKRYGKNTVVFFYGGWGKIDAAGSAQYVIDTFNPGLIVNIGTAGGFHGAVNKGDIILVDKTITCDIHERMGDSEEAIDYYSTDLECPDIKMDGTIRKSAMVSADQDLDPLRIPELRKRFNAIAGDWESSAIAHVAKKNNIRCYILRGITDIVDKAGSDTYGNIKSFEEETKVIMKKLISLLEGEGILNRINPGSGKL
- a CDS encoding serine hydrolase domain-containing protein, whose product is MKYIMPLFILLMTPTPSAPAADRSHEEMTSLLDRRIPALMERYDIPGVVVALIGEGKTVWTAAYGQANPAKGAPMTVDTHCRVESISKSVTAWGVMRLVEQGRIDLDAPVTNYIKSWKFPPSPFPVEKVSTRLLLSQSAGMPLGTIGVRYSPTVKRPSLRESLYMDAVLMREPGHSFSYSNAGFNLLELLVEEVTGRDFAEHMRTEVLLPLGMRNSSYEWSADMHPPVPPGHDTNGKPVPVYVYPEKAAGGLFSTVGDIAAFVCAGMTRFSHVRHGVLSAGSIAALYTPRVEIPGLYGLAFDAYGFGHFIERFPDGTFAVSHGGQGTGWMTHFHSIPGTGDGIVILTNSQRSWPLFAEILGDWAAWCGLPGVGMGLIVKGQKILWALIAFVALALFAQTARLARGLATGKRAFRPLAGESAMVRSVQFGLSVVLSSGLLWAMSLDYLFLTSVFPIAAVWLGYATVFAAAVLAASAVLPETDRPALPS
- a CDS encoding DUF6364 family protein produces the protein MPKTVTLRIDDSLLERFRHHAEMENRSISNFIETATLRYVERSELVDEFEMSEIVENAGLVNRLKKGSEDARKKRGRFA
- a CDS encoding NAD(P)-binding oxidoreductase, producing MLRSPRRPAASSRHFCQLHNKSKFKTGEYMTVLVLGATGATGKLVVKQLLDRGERVKAIVRFLEKLPEAVRSHENVSIITVGNILRISRSEMAEYLEGCDAVISCLGHNLTLRGIFGPPFRLVTDATVLICTAVEESESKKAMKYILMNTTGHRNRDLGESPSPAEKCVLGIIGLLVPPQKDNEKAAEYLRVKIGQSNRKLEWIAVRPDTLYNMDEVSDYSVYPSPVRSPVFNPGKTSRINVAHFMAELIGSEELWKKWKGQMPVIYDSDSLPEKR
- a CDS encoding AMP-binding protein; protein product: MIRLTMWWAWWRRGRTFFIFEGREYRYDEVYRNAVRYAAFFLSERGKLLESGVLRPGERFALGVYMENTPEYLYAVLGAGLSNSVLFAVNTGFRGETLAKVINQANISHLVVNAGTTAELERVMGELSPPGRLNILYAGEEEESERRGFLTLERALAGAGPKPEWRHRVPVDNFSPVIVIYTSGTTGVPKGVPCTHIKLVGAGFVVKSDTGLKRSDRGYISMPLFHSNAWYIGILPQLIVGGSFVLKRRFSARAFEEDMLEHGVCFMNYVGQPLHYILDALEKKYGGIDEVEKALASHPRNRFRIAYGNGAPAVDRQKLMRCLGMEHIYEIYGSTEAVITTANRPGDPIESVGSVDSSIIILDEEDRECPAGTVDENGKLANYDRAIGEICRRVGGNNLRFEGYFGDAEGTARKFRSGVYHSGDIGHIRLINGRRYLYFNGCTDDWIRKDGENFSAENVLQYALEMPGVDMAIAYGAPSEVSDEKVMVAVQLREGDDFRPDDVYAWLLRRQAEGGMDPQWMPDFIRVIEKFLVTDTHKIVVRPYKREHYNLERTPFMRIYFRSRGDTTYHVLTRDKYREIKAGFIKNGREALLD
- a CDS encoding DUF6364 family protein, producing the protein MNSKLTLNVNKNIIGRAKSYAAARRISLSKLVENYLKSLSEDSSEAPALAPRTKELSRIVKNSAKIDYKKAKEEYLSSKYLK